Proteins co-encoded in one Streptomyces sp. NBC_01283 genomic window:
- a CDS encoding CHAD domain-containing protein has translation MAETQREIERKYDVEADAALPDLTGVAGVADVVDKGVVELDAVYHDTTDQLLLSDSITLRRRTGGADEGWHLKLPVSLAQGVRDEIRAPLSDTVPPELSGLVRSRVRDAGLVPVMRLLTARDLRHLLDGKGALLAELSIDRVRAERLTEGGGTSEWAEIEVELADGADPALLDRIEKKLKKLGVQRSSSASKLARAQADTALSETRQRLAEGTLKPAKAEKGKADEQYIVIQLKDSAVRPDPVTAADHVLAYVRTQRDALVALDPDVRRDVPDSVHQMRVATRRMRSAFRSYRKLLDRAVTDPIGDELKWLAGELGVDRDQEVLAERLTHRVDAVPGTLLLGPVRARLQIWGVARAGDARSRTVAALEGKRYVQLLNSVDALLADPPLRKAATASPDKALPKAVRKDYARLEARIEHALALEPGEERDVALHGARKAAKRARYAGEAARPALGKPAKRFAKRMKAVQKVLGDHQDSVVAREALRNLAVQAHAAGETAFTWGLVYGQEEATAAERENELPGVWHRASRPKLRAALSS, from the coding sequence ATGGCGGAGACACAGCGCGAGATCGAGCGTAAGTACGACGTCGAGGCGGACGCGGCGCTGCCTGACCTGACCGGGGTCGCCGGGGTGGCCGACGTCGTCGACAAGGGCGTCGTCGAACTGGACGCCGTCTATCACGACACGACCGACCAACTCCTGCTCTCCGACTCGATCACGCTGCGCCGCCGCACGGGCGGCGCAGACGAGGGCTGGCACCTGAAGCTGCCGGTGTCCCTCGCGCAGGGCGTGCGGGACGAGATCCGGGCCCCGCTCTCGGACACGGTGCCGCCCGAGCTGTCCGGGCTCGTGCGGTCCCGGGTGCGCGATGCCGGACTCGTGCCCGTCATGCGCCTGTTGACCGCGCGGGACCTGCGCCACCTCCTCGACGGCAAGGGCGCGCTCCTCGCCGAGCTGAGCATCGACCGGGTCAGGGCAGAGCGGCTCACGGAGGGCGGCGGCACCTCCGAGTGGGCCGAGATCGAGGTGGAGTTGGCGGACGGCGCGGACCCCGCGCTGCTCGACCGGATCGAGAAGAAGCTGAAGAAGCTGGGCGTCCAGCGGTCGTCCTCCGCGTCGAAACTGGCCAGGGCGCAGGCGGACACGGCGCTGAGCGAGACCCGGCAGCGGCTCGCGGAGGGCACGCTGAAGCCTGCCAAGGCCGAGAAGGGGAAGGCGGATGAGCAGTACATCGTCATCCAGCTGAAGGACTCCGCCGTGCGACCTGACCCCGTCACCGCTGCCGACCATGTCCTCGCCTACGTCCGCACCCAGCGCGACGCCCTCGTCGCCCTCGACCCCGACGTCCGCCGCGACGTGCCGGACTCCGTGCACCAGATGCGGGTCGCCACGCGCCGGATGCGCAGCGCGTTCCGCTCGTACCGGAAACTCCTCGACCGTGCCGTCACCGACCCGATCGGGGACGAGCTGAAGTGGCTCGCGGGCGAGCTCGGGGTCGACCGCGACCAGGAGGTCCTCGCCGAGCGGCTCACGCACCGCGTGGACGCCGTGCCGGGGACCCTGCTCCTGGGTCCGGTACGGGCCCGCCTGCAGATCTGGGGTGTCGCCCGCGCCGGTGACGCCCGGAGCCGGACCGTCGCCGCGCTCGAAGGAAAGCGCTATGTGCAGCTCCTGAACTCCGTCGACGCACTGCTCGCCGACCCCCCGCTGCGCAAGGCCGCCACCGCGTCCCCGGACAAGGCCCTCCCCAAGGCCGTACGGAAGGACTACGCCCGCCTTGAGGCCCGCATCGAGCACGCCCTCGCGCTGGAGCCGGGGGAGGAGCGGGATGTGGCGCTGCACGGCGCCCGCAAGGCGGCCAAGCGTGCCCGGTACGCGGGCGAGGCGGCCAGGCCCGCGCTCGGCAAGCCCGCCAAGCGGTTCGCGAAGCGGATGAAGGCCGTCCAGAAGGTCCTCGGCGATCACCAGGACAGCGTCGTGGCCCGTGAGGCGCTGCGGAACCTGGCGGTCCAGGCCCATGCGGCGGGCGAGACCGCCTTCACCTGGGGACTCGTGTACGGCCAGGAGGAGGCCACGGCCGCCGAGCGCGAGAACGAACTGCCGGGGGTGTGGCACCGGGCGTCCCGGCCCAAACTGAGGGCGGCATTGAGCAGCTGA
- a CDS encoding TIGR03960 family B12-binding radical SAM protein: MPVESVFPRLEALLPHVQKPIQYVGGELNSTVKDWDACDVRWALMYPDAYEVGLPNQGVMILYEVLNEREGVLAERTYSVWPDLEELMREHEVPQFTVDSHRPVSAFDVFGLSFSTELGYTNMLTALDLAGIPLESKDRTVDHPIVLAGGHAAFNPEPIAEFIDCAVIGDGEQAVLDMTAIIREWKAEGRPGGREEVLFRLARTGSVYVPGFYDVEYLPDGRIGRVVPNKSGVPWRVSKHTVMDLDEWPYPKQPLVPLAETVHERMSVEIFRGCTRGCRFCQAGMITRPVRERSITGIGDMVEKGLKATGFEEVGLLSLSSADHTEIADVAKGLADRYEEDKIGLSLPSTRVDAFNIDLANELTRNGRRSGLTFAPEGGSERMRKVINKMVSEEDLIRTVATAYGNGWRQVKLYFMLGLPTETDEDVLQIADMAANVIAKGREVAGNDIRCTVSIGGFVPKPHTPFQWAPQLSAEETDARLTKLRDKIRGDKKYGRSIGFRYHDGKPGIVEGLLSRGDRRIGSVIRAVYEDGGRFDGWREHFSYDRWMACAEKTLPAFGVDVDWYTTRERTYEEVLPWDHLDSGLDKDWLWDDWQDSLDETEVEDCRWTPCFDCGVCPQMQTEIQIGPTGKKLLPLSVVK, encoded by the coding sequence ATGCCTGTCGAGTCCGTCTTCCCACGCCTGGAAGCGCTTCTCCCGCACGTCCAGAAGCCCATCCAGTACGTCGGCGGAGAGCTCAACTCCACCGTCAAGGACTGGGATGCGTGTGACGTCCGCTGGGCGCTCATGTACCCCGACGCGTACGAGGTCGGGCTGCCCAACCAGGGCGTCATGATCCTCTATGAGGTACTGAACGAGCGCGAGGGCGTCCTCGCCGAGCGCACGTACAGCGTCTGGCCGGACCTCGAGGAGCTGATGCGGGAGCACGAGGTCCCGCAGTTCACCGTGGACAGCCACCGCCCCGTCAGCGCCTTCGACGTGTTCGGCCTCAGCTTCTCCACGGAGCTCGGGTACACGAACATGCTCACGGCCCTGGACCTCGCGGGCATCCCGCTGGAGTCCAAGGACCGCACGGTCGACCACCCGATCGTCCTCGCCGGAGGCCACGCGGCCTTCAACCCCGAGCCGATCGCGGAGTTCATCGACTGCGCGGTCATCGGCGACGGCGAGCAGGCCGTGCTCGACATGACCGCGATCATCCGCGAGTGGAAGGCCGAGGGCCGCCCCGGCGGCCGCGAGGAAGTCCTCTTCCGGCTCGCGCGGACCGGCTCGGTCTACGTCCCCGGGTTCTACGACGTCGAGTACCTCCCGGACGGCCGGATCGGCCGCGTCGTACCGAACAAGTCCGGTGTCCCGTGGCGCGTGTCCAAGCACACCGTCATGGACCTGGACGAGTGGCCCTACCCCAAGCAGCCCCTCGTGCCGCTCGCGGAGACCGTCCACGAGCGCATGTCCGTGGAGATCTTCCGCGGCTGCACCCGCGGCTGCCGCTTCTGCCAGGCCGGCATGATCACGCGCCCCGTGCGGGAGCGAAGCATCACCGGCATCGGCGACATGGTGGAGAAGGGCCTCAAGGCGACCGGCTTCGAGGAGGTCGGCCTGCTCTCGCTGTCCTCCGCGGACCACACCGAGATCGCGGACGTCGCCAAGGGCCTCGCGGACCGGTACGAGGAAGACAAGATCGGCCTCTCCCTGCCCTCGACCCGCGTCGACGCCTTCAACATCGACCTCGCGAACGAGCTGACGAGGAACGGCCGCCGTTCGGGCCTCACCTTCGCCCCCGAGGGCGGCAGCGAGCGGATGCGCAAGGTCATCAACAAGATGGTCTCCGAAGAGGACCTGATCCGCACCGTCGCGACCGCGTACGGCAACGGCTGGCGCCAGGTGAAGCTGTACTTCATGCTCGGCCTGCCCACCGAGACCGACGAGGACGTCCTGCAGATCGCGGACATGGCGGCGAACGTCATCGCCAAGGGCCGCGAGGTCGCGGGCAACGACATCCGCTGCACTGTCTCCATCGGCGGCTTCGTGCCCAAGCCGCACACGCCCTTCCAGTGGGCCCCGCAGCTCTCGGCCGAGGAGACGGACGCCCGCCTCACGAAGCTGCGCGACAAGATCCGCGGCGACAAGAAGTACGGCCGCTCGATCGGCTTCCGCTACCACGACGGCAAGCCCGGCATCGTCGAGGGCCTGCTCTCGCGCGGTGACCGCCGCATCGGCTCCGTCATCCGCGCCGTCTACGAGGACGGCGGCCGCTTCGACGGCTGGCGCGAGCACTTCAGCTACGACCGCTGGATGGCCTGCGCCGAGAAGACGCTGCCCGCCTTCGGCGTGGACGTCGACTGGTACACGACGCGTGAGCGCACGTACGAGGAGGTCCTGCCCTGGGACCACCTGGACTCCGGTCTCGACAAGGACTGGCTCTGGGACGACTGGCAGGACTCGCTCGACGAGACCGAGGTCGAGGACTGCCGCTGGACCCCGTGCTTCGACTGCGGCGTCTGCCCGCAGATGCAGACCGAGATCCAGATCGGCCCGACCGGCAAGAAGCTCCTCCCGCTGTCGGTAGTGAAGTAA
- a CDS encoding GNAT family N-acetyltransferase, with protein MTRRAPVDGAGGPRLAPPSGLVHLSFIAAMEEFRAEGRGGRDDDTTLGRTLRDYGEKWHDPVVFERYVTEVRTATHPAEPLSVPVTTLWYADGADYFGRLAIRHNVNTRFLREYGGHIGYDVRPTARRRGHATAMLIGSLPYARALGLESVLVTCDTDNTGSRKVIEGAGGVFEDERGGKLRYWIQTAA; from the coding sequence GTGACGCGGCGAGCGCCGGTGGACGGGGCGGGTGGTCCCCGACTCGCCCCGCCTTCCGGCCTCGTGCATCTCTCCTTCATCGCCGCGATGGAGGAGTTCCGCGCCGAGGGCCGCGGCGGCCGTGACGACGACACGACGCTCGGCCGCACGCTGCGGGACTACGGCGAGAAGTGGCACGACCCGGTGGTCTTCGAGCGTTACGTGACCGAGGTCCGCACCGCCACCCACCCGGCCGAGCCGCTCTCCGTACCGGTGACGACCCTCTGGTACGCGGACGGAGCCGACTACTTCGGCCGTCTCGCCATCCGGCACAACGTCAACACGCGCTTCCTGCGCGAGTACGGCGGCCACATCGGCTACGACGTACGGCCCACCGCCCGCCGCCGCGGCCACGCCACGGCGATGCTGATCGGTTCCCTGCCCTATGCCCGTGCACTGGGACTGGAATCGGTGCTGGTCACCTGTGACACCGACAACACCGGTTCGCGCAAGGTGATCGAGGGTGCGGGCGGCGTCTTCGAGGACGAACGCGGCGGAAAGCTGCGTTACTGGATCCAGACCGCCGCCTGA
- a CDS encoding TIGR03936 family radical SAM-associated protein, which translates to MQRIRLRYTKRGRLRFTSHRDFQRAFERALRRAEVPMAYSAGFTPHPKVSYANAAPTGTGSEAEYLEIALTEARDPDKLRVLLNESMPTGLDIVDAVEARTSGLADRLTASIWELRLNGVEPADAERAAEAFRAAEVVEVQRRAKNGMRTFDARAAVVSLETLAPGEALSHDADRPTDQPCAILRLVVRHLTPAVRPDDVLSGLRAVADLAPPVPAAVTRLAQGLLDDETGTVTDPLAPDREAATPPSENDGAATATAKTPAQEGPA; encoded by the coding sequence GTGCAGCGCATCCGACTGCGCTACACCAAGCGCGGCCGCCTCCGGTTCACCAGCCACCGTGACTTCCAGCGCGCCTTCGAGCGGGCGCTGCGCCGCGCCGAGGTACCCATGGCGTACTCGGCGGGCTTCACCCCGCACCCGAAGGTGTCGTACGCCAATGCCGCACCCACCGGCACCGGCAGCGAGGCCGAGTACCTGGAGATCGCGCTCACCGAGGCGCGTGACCCCGACAAGCTGCGCGTGCTCCTCAACGAGTCGATGCCCACCGGCCTCGACATCGTGGACGCCGTCGAGGCCCGCACGTCAGGGCTCGCCGACCGGCTCACCGCGTCCATCTGGGAGCTGCGCCTGAACGGCGTGGAGCCCGCGGACGCGGAGCGCGCCGCCGAGGCCTTCCGGGCCGCGGAGGTGGTCGAGGTCCAGCGCCGCGCGAAGAACGGCATGCGGACCTTCGACGCCCGCGCGGCCGTCGTGAGTCTTGAGACGCTCGCTCCCGGCGAGGCGCTCAGTCACGACGCTGATAGGCCGACCGACCAGCCCTGTGCGATACTGCGGCTGGTTGTTCGGCACTTGACACCTGCCGTGCGACCCGACGACGTCCTGTCCGGTCTCCGAGCTGTGGCCGACCTGGCGCCGCCGGTCCCCGCAGCGGTGACCAGGCTGGCGCAGGGGCTTCTTGACGACGAGACCGGCACGGTGACCGACCCGCTCGCGCCCGACCGCGAGGCAGCCACGCCCCCGTCTGAGAATGACGGGGCCGCCACAGCCACCGCGAAGACGCCGGCGCAGGAAGGTCCCGCGTAG
- a CDS encoding Rne/Rng family ribonuclease, giving the protein MHEPNEPTEGSDNNTPSDTLPPRRRRRAASRPAGPPVGATEATEGTAPAIPATPAAEEPAAAVTPEPAAAEEAAPAPRRRRATRRASAPAGAPQGAETHAEAPVAEPAPAAAEAEPEETAPAPRRRRATRRASAPAGAPQAAAETPVAAESAVQEPAAEAAPEAQPESGDAAPRRARRRATRGSSAPAAEPQAAEQAPAAEPKADAAPAAAKQTPEAEPAEEDAPTGRRPRRATRKAAAGFSAPAPTRARKARGGDSDEDSGRKPRPAVAVFQAPVFAAPMFQTPESAAAAAAAEAADEPAEEVEAEPVAAAPVVEEETGPRRRRRRGRASDEQPAAEREPAKAAPQPVEAEAPEAEEAEDTAEDADSQDSQDSQDTDESDDSGERHGRRRRRGGRRRRRGESADDSGDQQDSDHESDTDASAEQGQSTDDAEDTADQGDEDADDNGSGSGSSSSRRRRRRRRRAGDSGEGENTADGDPERTVVKVREPRKKEERELGTGVDEVTSIKGSTRLEAKKQRRREGREQGRRRVPIITEAEFLARREAVERVMVVRQNGERTQIGVLEDNVLVEHYVNKEQATSYVGNVYLGKVQNVLPSMEAAFIDIGKGRNAVLYAGEVNFEALGMANGPRRIESALKSGQSVLVQVTKDPIGHKGARLTSQVSLPGRYLVYVPEGSMTGISRKLPDTERARLKTILKKIVPEDAGVIVRTAAEGASEDELRRDVERLQQQWEEIQKKAKNGGAAPTLLYGEPDMTVRVVRDIFNEDFSKVIVSGEDAWETIHGYVSHVAPDLADRLQRWTSEVDVFATYRIDEQLMKALDRKVWLPSGGSLVIDKTEAMIVVDVNTGKFTGQGGNLEETVTKNNLEAAEEIVRQLRLRDLGGIVVIDFIDMVLEQNRDLVLRRLLECLGRDRTKHQVAEVTSLGLVQMTRKRVGQGLLESFSETCVHCNGRGVIVHMEQPTSAGGGGKRKKRGRGGSEQGQEHTHEHDHEALDITDEVETESEAEVAAEAAAPVALPEPEFVPDEELYSSASEAEAAASRGGRSRRRATRRASAPAGAPKAESAPREEAAPKAEKRGRSRAAKAEAPQAEAPVVEAPVVETPAAAEDPVVEVAHEAPADDAAPKGRTRRRATRKATSPAGSPKTDRTTEPEAAEVIVTEAPKAEPVAEPVAAEPVASPDKADAAPARPRRRAVRKATAPTASEDAAVLVVPSAEKAAQAPEKADTDAEAPAEEAAPAKKAARKTAAKKAPAKKAAAKKTAAKKTAAKKTTAKKASKTTKKTAAAEQAPAGVKASAADEG; this is encoded by the coding sequence ATGCATGAGCCGAACGAACCCACTGAGGGCTCGGACAACAACACACCCAGCGACACCCTGCCGCCGCGCCGCAGGCGCCGTGCGGCGTCGCGCCCCGCGGGCCCGCCCGTGGGGGCCACCGAGGCCACCGAGGGCACTGCGCCAGCCATACCGGCCACCCCCGCCGCCGAAGAGCCCGCAGCGGCCGTGACCCCGGAGCCCGCAGCGGCCGAGGAAGCCGCGCCCGCGCCGCGCCGCCGCCGTGCCACCCGCCGTGCCTCGGCTCCCGCCGGTGCGCCGCAGGGCGCCGAGACGCACGCCGAGGCGCCGGTCGCCGAGCCCGCCCCGGCCGCGGCCGAGGCCGAGCCCGAAGAGACCGCTCCCGCCCCGCGCCGCCGCCGCGCCACGCGCCGCGCCTCCGCGCCCGCCGGTGCGCCGCAGGCCGCCGCCGAGACGCCGGTGGCCGCTGAGTCCGCCGTGCAGGAGCCCGCCGCCGAGGCCGCGCCCGAGGCGCAGCCGGAGTCCGGCGACGCCGCCCCGCGCCGTGCCCGCCGCCGCGCGACCCGTGGCTCGTCCGCGCCCGCCGCCGAGCCGCAGGCCGCCGAGCAGGCCCCCGCCGCCGAGCCGAAGGCGGACGCCGCGCCTGCCGCGGCCAAGCAGACCCCCGAAGCGGAACCCGCCGAGGAGGACGCGCCCACGGGCCGCCGTCCCCGCCGTGCCACCCGCAAGGCCGCCGCCGGATTCTCGGCGCCTGCCCCGACGCGGGCCCGCAAGGCGCGCGGCGGTGACTCCGACGAGGACTCCGGGCGCAAGCCGCGCCCCGCCGTCGCCGTCTTCCAGGCGCCCGTGTTCGCCGCGCCGATGTTCCAGACCCCCGAGAGCGCTGCCGCCGCTGCCGCCGCCGAAGCGGCCGACGAGCCCGCCGAAGAGGTCGAGGCCGAGCCCGTGGCCGCCGCCCCCGTGGTGGAGGAGGAGACGGGCCCGCGCCGTCGCCGTCGCCGCGGCCGTGCCTCCGACGAGCAGCCCGCCGCCGAGCGTGAGCCGGCCAAGGCCGCGCCGCAGCCCGTCGAGGCCGAGGCCCCCGAAGCCGAAGAGGCCGAGGACACCGCCGAGGACGCCGACAGCCAGGACAGCCAAGACAGCCAGGACACGGACGAGTCGGACGACTCCGGTGAGCGGCACGGCCGCCGTCGCCGTCGCGGTGGCCGTCGCCGCCGCCGCGGTGAGTCCGCCGACGACTCCGGCGACCAGCAGGACTCCGACCACGAGTCCGACACGGACGCCTCAGCCGAGCAGGGCCAGTCCACCGACGACGCCGAGGACACCGCCGATCAGGGCGACGAGGACGCCGACGACAACGGCTCGGGCTCCGGCTCAAGCAGCAGCCGTCGCCGTCGTCGCCGCCGTCGTCGCGCCGGTGACTCCGGTGAGGGCGAGAACACCGCGGACGGCGACCCGGAGCGTACGGTCGTCAAGGTCCGTGAGCCGCGCAAGAAGGAAGAGCGCGAGCTCGGCACCGGCGTCGACGAGGTCACGTCCATCAAGGGCTCGACCCGCCTTGAGGCCAAGAAGCAGCGCCGCCGCGAGGGCCGCGAGCAGGGCCGCCGCCGCGTCCCGATCATCACGGAGGCCGAGTTCCTGGCCCGCCGTGAGGCCGTCGAGCGCGTGATGGTCGTCCGCCAGAACGGCGAGCGCACCCAGATCGGCGTCCTCGAGGACAACGTGCTCGTCGAGCACTACGTCAACAAGGAGCAGGCCACCTCGTACGTCGGCAACGTCTACCTGGGCAAGGTCCAGAACGTGCTGCCGTCCATGGAGGCCGCCTTCATCGACATCGGCAAGGGCCGCAACGCGGTCCTGTACGCCGGTGAGGTCAACTTCGAGGCGCTCGGGATGGCCAACGGCCCCCGCCGCATCGAGTCGGCCCTGAAGTCAGGACAGTCGGTCCTCGTGCAGGTCACGAAGGACCCGATCGGCCACAAGGGCGCCCGCCTCACCAGCCAGGTCTCGCTGCCCGGCCGCTACCTGGTCTACGTGCCCGAGGGCTCGATGACCGGCATCAGCCGCAAGCTGCCCGACACCGAGCGCGCGCGTCTGAAGACCATCCTCAAGAAGATCGTCCCCGAGGACGCGGGCGTCATCGTGCGCACCGCCGCCGAGGGCGCGAGCGAGGACGAGCTGCGCCGTGACGTCGAGCGTCTGCAGCAGCAGTGGGAAGAGATCCAGAAGAAGGCGAAGAACGGCGGCGCCGCGCCGACGCTGCTCTACGGCGAGCCGGACATGACCGTCCGTGTCGTCCGCGACATCTTCAACGAGGACTTCTCGAAGGTCATCGTCAGCGGCGAGGACGCCTGGGAGACCATCCACGGATACGTCTCGCACGTCGCCCCCGACCTGGCCGACCGCCTGCAGCGCTGGACCTCCGAGGTCGACGTCTTCGCGACGTACCGCATCGACGAGCAGCTGATGAAGGCCCTGGACCGCAAGGTCTGGCTGCCCAGCGGCGGCTCGCTGGTGATCGACAAGACCGAGGCGATGATCGTCGTCGACGTCAACACCGGGAAGTTCACCGGCCAGGGCGGCAACCTCGAAGAGACCGTCACGAAGAACAACCTGGAGGCGGCCGAGGAGATCGTGCGTCAGCTGCGGCTGCGTGACCTCGGCGGCATCGTCGTCATCGACTTCATCGACATGGTCCTGGAGCAGAACCGGGACCTGGTGCTGCGGCGCCTCCTGGAGTGCCTGGGCCGCGACCGTACGAAGCACCAGGTGGCCGAGGTCACCTCGCTGGGCCTGGTCCAGATGACCCGCAAGCGGGTCGGCCAGGGCCTGCTGGAGTCCTTCTCCGAGACCTGCGTCCACTGCAACGGCCGCGGTGTCATCGTGCACATGGAGCAGCCGACCTCCGCCGGTGGCGGCGGCAAGCGCAAGAAGCGCGGTCGCGGCGGCTCGGAGCAGGGCCAGGAGCACACGCACGAGCACGACCACGAGGCGCTCGACATCACGGACGAGGTCGAGACCGAGTCCGAGGCCGAGGTCGCCGCGGAAGCCGCCGCCCCGGTGGCGCTTCCCGAGCCCGAGTTCGTGCCGGACGAGGAGCTGTACAGCAGCGCCTCCGAGGCCGAGGCCGCGGCATCCCGCGGTGGCCGTTCGCGCCGCAGGGCGACCCGTCGGGCCTCGGCTCCGGCCGGCGCCCCCAAGGCGGAGTCGGCTCCCAGGGAGGAGGCCGCGCCCAAGGCGGAGAAGCGGGGCAGGTCCCGTGCCGCCAAGGCCGAGGCACCTCAGGCCGAGGCTCCGGTGGTCGAGGCCCCGGTGGTCGAGACCCCCGCCGCCGCGGAGGACCCGGTCGTCGAGGTGGCCCACGAGGCGCCCGCGGACGACGCGGCACCCAAGGGGCGCACGCGCCGTCGTGCGACCCGCAAGGCGACGTCGCCCGCCGGTTCGCCGAAGACGGACCGGACCACCGAGCCGGAAGCCGCCGAGGTGATCGTCACCGAGGCGCCCAAGGCGGAGCCCGTAGCCGAGCCGGTCGCGGCCGAGCCGGTGGCCTCTCCCGACAAGGCCGACGCCGCCCCGGCCCGTCCGCGCCGCCGTGCGGTCCGCAAGGCCACCGCGCCGACCGCGTCGGAGGATGCGGCCGTCCTGGTCGTCCCGTCGGCCGAGAAGGCCGCTCAGGCCCCTGAGAAGGCCGACACGGACGCCGAGGCTCCCGCCGAGGAAGCCGCTCCGGCCAAGAAGGCGGCGCGTAAGACCGCCGCCAAGAAGGCGCCCGCGAAGAAGGCGGCCGCCAAGAAGACCGCGGCCAAGAAGACGGCCGCAAAGAAGACGACGGCCAAGAAGGCGTCGAAGACGACGAAGAAGACCGCTGCGGCGGAGCAGGCACCGGCCGGTGTCAAGGCTTCCGCGGCCGACGAGGGCTGA
- a CDS encoding phospholipase D-like domain-containing protein → MAHGRLRGTGRHRAAKQIKGGRQAVALATVLSAAGIQSVSAVGTAAADGEPPLVEAPIFNDPLGTPEQQYAIRTRLIELTNAAVPGSTIKVAVYHVWEASVVDALVQAKQRGVHVQMVLDETSRSDRPTNTSYSRLAAELGTDKSKSSFVTLCPTGKSCLGDPRYGKSIMHNKFWLFSQVEGARDVVVQTTSNSTPSAHTKFYNDALQLPNNPTMYEAYADYFADMTRKDWRNWDYRTVSDGLYKAYFFPRSGTVNETDTMYSVLNNVQCNYRDAAGVARHTNVRASIFKITRKQIADKLVSLKKAGCTVSIVYAETDSAKSQGGTPGTWEALHKAGGPTMRCFNDDRDPLHPGTKLVTPYIIHSKYLLIDGMYDGKQNKISFTGSQNYTAPALRENDEAIVKVDDDSVHDAYRGHFDRVRTIAWPGKADSTDLCKGVKPLPPDGEKPV, encoded by the coding sequence ATGGCGCACGGTCGCCTGAGAGGCACGGGTCGTCACCGTGCCGCGAAACAGATCAAGGGCGGCCGGCAGGCCGTCGCGCTGGCCACGGTCCTGTCGGCGGCGGGCATCCAGTCCGTGAGCGCCGTGGGGACGGCGGCGGCCGACGGGGAGCCGCCCCTGGTGGAGGCGCCGATCTTCAACGATCCGCTGGGCACTCCCGAGCAGCAGTACGCGATCCGGACGCGGCTCATCGAGCTGACGAACGCCGCGGTGCCCGGCTCGACCATCAAGGTCGCTGTCTACCACGTGTGGGAGGCCTCGGTCGTCGACGCGCTCGTGCAGGCCAAGCAGCGCGGTGTGCACGTACAGATGGTGCTTGACGAGACCAGCAGGAGCGATCGCCCCACGAACACCTCGTACAGCAGGCTCGCGGCGGAGCTGGGCACCGACAAGAGCAAGTCGTCCTTCGTGACGCTCTGCCCGACGGGCAAGTCCTGCCTGGGCGACCCCAGGTACGGCAAGTCGATCATGCACAACAAGTTCTGGCTGTTCTCGCAGGTCGAGGGCGCCAGGGACGTCGTCGTGCAGACCACGTCGAACTCGACGCCCTCCGCGCACACGAAGTTCTACAACGACGCGCTGCAGCTCCCGAACAACCCGACGATGTACGAGGCGTACGCCGACTACTTCGCGGACATGACGCGCAAGGACTGGCGGAACTGGGACTACCGCACGGTGAGCGACGGCCTCTACAAGGCGTACTTCTTCCCGCGCTCCGGCACGGTCAACGAGACCGACACCATGTACTCGGTCCTGAACAACGTGCAGTGCAACTACAGGGACGCGGCCGGGGTGGCCCGGCACACGAACGTCCGCGCCTCGATCTTCAAGATCACCCGGAAGCAGATCGCCGACAAGCTCGTCTCGCTCAAGAAGGCGGGCTGCACGGTCAGCATCGTCTACGCCGAGACCGACAGCGCCAAGAGCCAGGGCGGCACCCCCGGCACCTGGGAGGCGCTGCACAAGGCCGGTGGCCCCACGATGCGCTGCTTCAACGACGACCGGGACCCGCTGCACCCCGGCACCAAGCTCGTGACGCCCTACATCATCCACTCGAAGTACCTGCTCATCGACGGCATGTACGACGGGAAGCAGAACAAGATCTCCTTCACCGGGTCGCAGAACTACACGGCGCCCGCGCTGCGCGAGAACGACGAGGCGATCGTGAAGGTCGACGACGACTCGGTGCACGACGCGTACCGCGGTCATTTCGACCGGGTGCGGACCATCGCCTGGCCGGGCAAGGCCGACAGCACGGATCTGTGCAAGGGCGTCAAGCCGCTGCCGCCGGACGGCGAGAAGCCGGTTTGA
- the rplU gene encoding 50S ribosomal protein L21, which translates to MYAIVRSGGRQHKVAVDDIVEVDKIPTAKVGDTVELSTLLVVDGEAVTSDPWVLAGIKVTAEVVDHHKGVKIDILRYKNKTGYRRRQGHRQQYTAIKVTGIPTAAK; encoded by the coding sequence GTGTACGCCATCGTGCGCAGCGGTGGTCGCCAGCACAAGGTTGCTGTCGACGACATCGTTGAGGTTGACAAGATTCCCACCGCCAAGGTTGGCGACACGGTCGAGCTCTCGACCCTGCTCGTTGTCGACGGCGAAGCCGTCACCAGCGACCCGTGGGTGCTGGCCGGCATCAAGGTCACGGCCGAGGTCGTGGACCACCACAAGGGCGTCAAGATCGACATCCTTCGGTACAAGAACAAGACCGGCTACCGCCGTCGCCAGGGTCACCGCCAGCAGTACACGGCGATCAAGGTCACCGGTATCCCCACGGCTGCGAAGTAA
- the rpmA gene encoding 50S ribosomal protein L27 encodes MAHKKGASSTRNGRDSNAQRLGVKRFGGQTVNAGEILVRQRGTHFHPGSGVGRGKDDTLFALDAGAVEFGTHRGRKVVNIVPVA; translated from the coding sequence ATGGCACACAAGAAGGGCGCATCGTCCACTCGGAACGGGCGCGACTCCAATGCTCAGCGGCTCGGCGTGAAGCGCTTCGGCGGTCAGACCGTCAACGCCGGTGAGATCCTGGTCCGCCAGCGTGGCACCCACTTCCACCCGGGCTCGGGCGTCGGCCGCGGCAAGGACGACACCTTGTTCGCGCTGGACGCCGGTGCGGTGGAGTTCGGCACCCACCGTGGCCGCAAGGTCGTGAACATCGTTCCGGTCGCCTGA